A single Nicotiana tabacum cultivar K326 chromosome 5, ASM71507v2, whole genome shotgun sequence DNA region contains:
- the LOC107801920 gene encoding protein HHL1, chloroplastic-like, protein MEVAMSLNPLVRLPLSNSRTHEDFSHSVFSTRRTTQKKQRQLHGGRLLVVEAKGKKGGMAARQYQRMAPPIPKIEDDGNPKFVIFVRMANVYLWYPLNIVTGGTTAKIMVAAKDNFLGKYIYKDTLARNLAAVIYNDEKNIQKLAMKQHRVLKSATEFRYGYKLVENNNLRAALSTTDVIELPTPDQLKTVVDKVKDFFGDAKESFGKLTALPTSESSEEDSPKEGSK, encoded by the exons ATGGAAGTGGCTATGTCTTTGAATCCACTGGTTAGATTACCCCTTTCAAATTCAAGAACCCATGAAGATTTTTCACATTCAGTTTTCTCCACACGAAGAACAACTCAGAAGAAGCAGAGGCAGTTACATGGTGGAAGATTGTTAGttgttgaagcaaaaggaaagaaaggaggAATGGCAGCTCGTCAGTACCAACGTATGGCTCCTCCTATCCCCAAGATTGAAGATGATGGCAACCCCAAATTCGTTATCTTTGTTCGCATGGCCAAT GTTTATCTTTGGTACCCCCTGAATATTGTAACTGGTGGCACAACTGCAAAAATAATGGTTGCTGCAAAAGACAACTTCCTTGGGAAATATATATACAAAGATACTCTAGCTAGGAATCTCGCGGCAGTTATTTACAAT GATGAAAAGAATATACAGAAATTGGCAATGAAACAGCATCGTGTATTGAAGTCGGCGACAGAATTTAGATATGGATACAAACTTGTT GAGAATAACAATTTGAGGGCTGCCCTTTCTACTACAGATGTGATTGAG CTTCCCACGCCAGATCAGCTTAAAACAGTCGTTGATAAGGTCAAGGACTTCTTCGGAGATGCTAAAGAGTCATTTGGTAAGCTGACAGCCCTTCCGACGTCTGAGTCATCAGAGGAAGATTCACCAAAAGAAGGATCcaaatag